In Canis lupus familiaris isolate Mischka breed German Shepherd chromosome 9, alternate assembly UU_Cfam_GSD_1.0, whole genome shotgun sequence, a single window of DNA contains:
- the NUFIP2 gene encoding nuclear fragile X mental retardation-interacting protein 2 isoform X1: MEEKPGQPQPQHHHSHHHPHHHPQQQQQQQQQQQPPHHHHHYYFYNHSHNHHHHHHHQQPHQYLQHGAEGSPKAQPKALKHEQKHTLQQHQETPKKKTGYGELNGNPGEREISLKSLGSDEATNPISRVLNGNQQIVDTNLKQTVKASTFGKAGIKTRNFIQKNSMDKKNGKSYENKSGENQSVDKTDTVAIPNGVVTNNSGYITNGYMGKGADNDGSGSESGYTTPKKRKARRNSAKGCENLNLVQDKIMQQETSVPNLKQGLENFKPDYSEQKGNRVDGSKPIWKYETGPGGTNRGKPAVGDMLRKSSDIKPGVSSKKFDDRPKGKHASAVTSKEDSWTLFKPPPVFPVDNSSAKIVPKISYASKVKENLNKTVQNSSVSPSSSSSSSSTGETQTQSSSRLSQVPMSALKSVTSANFSNGPVLAGTDASVYSPGGQPLLTTAANTLTPVSSGTDSVLQDMSLTSAAVEQIKSSLFVYPSNMQTVLLSTAQVDLPSQTDQQNLGDIFQNQWGLSFINEPSAGPETVLGKSSDHKVMEVTFQGEYPATLVSQGAEIIPSGTEHPVFPKAYELEKRTSPQVLSSILKSGTTSESGALSLEPSHIGDLQKADTSSQGALVFLSKDYEIENQNPLVSPTNTLLGSAKEQRYQRGLERNDSWGSFDLRAAIVYHTKEMESVWNLQKQVGFPDFPALLLLPSPLYLGQVLLVQHSCGLKIPKG, from the exons ATGGAGGAGAAGCCCGGCCAGCCACAGCCTCAGCACCATCACAGCCACCACCATCCGCACCATcacccccagcagcagcagcagcagcagcagcagcagcagccgccgcaccaccaccaccattattaTTTCTACAACCACAGCCacaaccaccatcaccaccaccatcaccagcaGCCTCACCAATACCTGCAGCATGGAGCCGAGGGCAGCCCCAAGGCCCAGCCTAAGGCGCTGAAACATGAGCAGAAACACACCCTCCAGCAGCACCAGGAAACGCCGAAGAAGAAAACAG GCTATGGTGAATTGAATGGTAatcctggagaaagagaaatatctttaaagagcCTGGGTTCTGATGAAGCTACCAACCCTATTTCCAGGGTGCTCAATGGCAACCAACAAATTGTAGACACTAATTTGAAGCAGACTGTAAAGGCCAGCACCTTTGGGAAAGCAGGAATTAAAACCAGGAATTTCATTCAGAAAAACAGTATGGACAAAAAGAATGGGAAGTCTTATGAAAATAAATCTGGAGAGAACCAGTCTGTAGACAAGACCGATACTGTAGCAATTCCAAATGGTGTTGTAACAAATAATTCTGGCTATATTACTAATGGTTATATGGGCAAAGGAGCAGATAATGATGGTAGTGGATCTGAGAGCGGATATACCACtcctaaaaaaaggaaagctagGCGCAATAGTGCCAAGGGTTGTGAAAACCTTAATTTAGTGCAGGACAAAATAATGCAACAAGAGACCAGTGTCCCAAACTTAAAACAGGGACTTGAAAATTTCAAGCCTGACTACAGTGAACAAAAGGGAAATCGAGTAGATGGTTCAAAGCCCATTTGGAAGTATGAAACTGGGCCTGGAGGAACAAATCGAGGAAAACCTGCTGTGGGGGATATGCTACGGAAAAGCTCTGATATTAAACCTGGTGTGAGCAGCAAAAAGTTTGATGATCGGCCCAAAGGAAAGCATGCTTCCGCTGTTACCTCCAAAGAGGACTCGTGGACCCTATTTAAACCACCTCCAGTTTTTCCAGTGGACAATAGCAGTGCTAAAATAGTTCCTAAAATAAGTTATGCAAGCAAAGTTAAGGAAAACCTCAACAAAACTGTACAGAATTCCTCTGTGTCaccatcttcatcttcatcttcttcgTCTACTGGGGAAACCCAGACCCAATCTTCAAGTCGGTTATCCCAGGTCCCTATGTCAGCGCTGAAATCTGTTACTTCGGCCAACTTTTCTAATGGGCCTGTTTTAGCAGGGACTGATGCAAGTGTATATTCTCCAGGGGGTCAGCCACTGCTAACTACTGCTGCTAATACTCTAACACCCGTCTCTTCTGGGACTGATTCAGTTCTCCAGGACATGAGTCTGACTTCAGCAGCTGTTGAACAAATTAAATCTAGCCTTTTTGTCTATCCTTCAAATATGCAAACTGTGCTATTGAGCACAGCACAAGTGGATCTACCCTCTCAGACAGATCAGCAAAATCTGGGGGATATCTTCCAGAATCAGTGGGGtttatcatttataaatgagCCCAGTGCTGGCCCTGAGACTGTTCTTGGGAAGTCATCAGATCATAAAGTGATGGAGGTGACATTTCAAGGGGAATATCCTGCCACTTTGGTTTCACAGGGTGCTGAAATAATCCCCTCAGGAACTGAGCATCCTGTGTTTCCCAAGGCTTATGAGCTGGAAAAACGGACTAGTCCTCAAGTTCTGAGTAGCATTCTAAAATCTGGGACTACTAGTGAGAGTGGAGCCTTATCCTTGGAACCCAGTCATATAGGTGACCTGCAAAAAGCAGACACCAGTAGTCAAGGTGCTTTAGTGTTTCTCTCAAAGGACTATGAGATAGAAAATCAAAATCCTCTGGTGTCTCCTACGAACACTTTGTTAGGCTCCGCCAAAGAACAGAGATACCAGAGAGGCCTAGAAAGAAATGATAGCTGGGGTTCTTTTGACCTGAGGGCTGCTATTGTATATCACACTAAAg aaATGGAATCTGTTTGGAATTTGCAGAAGCAAG taggtttccCTGATTTCCCAGCATTGCTCCTCCTTCCATCTCCCTTGTACTTAGGGCAGGTCTTACTTGTCCAACACAGCTGTGGTCTGAAG ATCCCAAAAGGATAA
- the NUFIP2 gene encoding nuclear fragile X mental retardation-interacting protein 2 isoform X2 produces the protein MEEKPGQPQPQHHHSHHHPHHHPQQQQQQQQQQQPPHHHHHYYFYNHSHNHHHHHHHQQPHQYLQHGAEGSPKAQPKALKHEQKHTLQQHQETPKKKTGYGELNGNPGEREISLKSLGSDEATNPISRVLNGNQQIVDTNLKQTVKASTFGKAGIKTRNFIQKNSMDKKNGKSYENKSGENQSVDKTDTVAIPNGVVTNNSGYITNGYMGKGADNDGSGSESGYTTPKKRKARRNSAKGCENLNLVQDKIMQQETSVPNLKQGLENFKPDYSEQKGNRVDGSKPIWKYETGPGGTNRGKPAVGDMLRKSSDIKPGVSSKKFDDRPKGKHASAVTSKEDSWTLFKPPPVFPVDNSSAKIVPKISYASKVKENLNKTVQNSSVSPSSSSSSSSTGETQTQSSSRLSQVPMSALKSVTSANFSNGPVLAGTDASVYSPGGQPLLTTAANTLTPVSSGTDSVLQDMSLTSAAVEQIKSSLFVYPSNMQTVLLSTAQVDLPSQTDQQNLGDIFQNQWGLSFINEPSAGPETVLGKSSDHKVMEVTFQGEYPATLVSQGAEIIPSGTEHPVFPKAYELEKRTSPQVLSSILKSGTTSESGALSLEPSHIGDLQKADTSSQGALVFLSKDYEIENQNPLVSPTNTLLGSAKEQRYQRGLERNDSWGSFDLRAAIVYHTKEMESVWNLQKQDPKRIITYNEAMDSPDQ, from the exons ATGGAGGAGAAGCCCGGCCAGCCACAGCCTCAGCACCATCACAGCCACCACCATCCGCACCATcacccccagcagcagcagcagcagcagcagcagcagcagccgccgcaccaccaccaccattattaTTTCTACAACCACAGCCacaaccaccatcaccaccaccatcaccagcaGCCTCACCAATACCTGCAGCATGGAGCCGAGGGCAGCCCCAAGGCCCAGCCTAAGGCGCTGAAACATGAGCAGAAACACACCCTCCAGCAGCACCAGGAAACGCCGAAGAAGAAAACAG GCTATGGTGAATTGAATGGTAatcctggagaaagagaaatatctttaaagagcCTGGGTTCTGATGAAGCTACCAACCCTATTTCCAGGGTGCTCAATGGCAACCAACAAATTGTAGACACTAATTTGAAGCAGACTGTAAAGGCCAGCACCTTTGGGAAAGCAGGAATTAAAACCAGGAATTTCATTCAGAAAAACAGTATGGACAAAAAGAATGGGAAGTCTTATGAAAATAAATCTGGAGAGAACCAGTCTGTAGACAAGACCGATACTGTAGCAATTCCAAATGGTGTTGTAACAAATAATTCTGGCTATATTACTAATGGTTATATGGGCAAAGGAGCAGATAATGATGGTAGTGGATCTGAGAGCGGATATACCACtcctaaaaaaaggaaagctagGCGCAATAGTGCCAAGGGTTGTGAAAACCTTAATTTAGTGCAGGACAAAATAATGCAACAAGAGACCAGTGTCCCAAACTTAAAACAGGGACTTGAAAATTTCAAGCCTGACTACAGTGAACAAAAGGGAAATCGAGTAGATGGTTCAAAGCCCATTTGGAAGTATGAAACTGGGCCTGGAGGAACAAATCGAGGAAAACCTGCTGTGGGGGATATGCTACGGAAAAGCTCTGATATTAAACCTGGTGTGAGCAGCAAAAAGTTTGATGATCGGCCCAAAGGAAAGCATGCTTCCGCTGTTACCTCCAAAGAGGACTCGTGGACCCTATTTAAACCACCTCCAGTTTTTCCAGTGGACAATAGCAGTGCTAAAATAGTTCCTAAAATAAGTTATGCAAGCAAAGTTAAGGAAAACCTCAACAAAACTGTACAGAATTCCTCTGTGTCaccatcttcatcttcatcttcttcgTCTACTGGGGAAACCCAGACCCAATCTTCAAGTCGGTTATCCCAGGTCCCTATGTCAGCGCTGAAATCTGTTACTTCGGCCAACTTTTCTAATGGGCCTGTTTTAGCAGGGACTGATGCAAGTGTATATTCTCCAGGGGGTCAGCCACTGCTAACTACTGCTGCTAATACTCTAACACCCGTCTCTTCTGGGACTGATTCAGTTCTCCAGGACATGAGTCTGACTTCAGCAGCTGTTGAACAAATTAAATCTAGCCTTTTTGTCTATCCTTCAAATATGCAAACTGTGCTATTGAGCACAGCACAAGTGGATCTACCCTCTCAGACAGATCAGCAAAATCTGGGGGATATCTTCCAGAATCAGTGGGGtttatcatttataaatgagCCCAGTGCTGGCCCTGAGACTGTTCTTGGGAAGTCATCAGATCATAAAGTGATGGAGGTGACATTTCAAGGGGAATATCCTGCCACTTTGGTTTCACAGGGTGCTGAAATAATCCCCTCAGGAACTGAGCATCCTGTGTTTCCCAAGGCTTATGAGCTGGAAAAACGGACTAGTCCTCAAGTTCTGAGTAGCATTCTAAAATCTGGGACTACTAGTGAGAGTGGAGCCTTATCCTTGGAACCCAGTCATATAGGTGACCTGCAAAAAGCAGACACCAGTAGTCAAGGTGCTTTAGTGTTTCTCTCAAAGGACTATGAGATAGAAAATCAAAATCCTCTGGTGTCTCCTACGAACACTTTGTTAGGCTCCGCCAAAGAACAGAGATACCAGAGAGGCCTAGAAAGAAATGATAGCTGGGGTTCTTTTGACCTGAGGGCTGCTATTGTATATCACACTAAAg aaATGGAATCTGTTTGGAATTTGCAGAAGCAAG ATCCCAAAAGGATAATCACTTACAATGAAGCCATGGATAGTCCAGATCAATGA